The following coding sequences are from one Humulus lupulus chromosome X, drHumLupu1.1, whole genome shotgun sequence window:
- the LOC133806124 gene encoding L10-interacting MYB domain-containing protein-like encodes MENENNICTKSDVPRSKAIWNSESLNFFLDFCIKEVDDGHRPTTYLDKVGYVNLITNMKKATGRDYTRPQLKNKWDGLKNEWKLWKQLKGKETGLGWNIKKNTIDATEDWWNSKLQSHPDAAKFRIRGIEPEVQEKLDRIFMNTVATREYAWTPSSGIIPSESEKPFNNIETLHEQLESSDDDLEMPNTDRFLREKNNKRLAEPLEKQNKAMKHGKGKMKKTGPLMIFEQIGRLADAVETRSRNIETARKENSITEVMKILSSLPGIEKGSSLYLFATRLFIMKEKREMFASLEEPELMLTWLKNEHTLG; translated from the exons ATGgaaaatgaaaataatatttgCACCAAGAGTGACGTACCAAGAAGTAAAGCAATATGGAATTCAGAGAGTTTGAATTTTTTCTTAGACTTCTGTATCAAAGAGGTTGATGATGGGCATCGTCCTACTACTTATTTAGATAAAGTTGGATATGTAAACTTGATTACAAATATGAAGAAAGCAACTGGAAGAGATTACACTAGACCACAATTGAAAAATAAGTGGGATGGATTAAAAAATGAATGGAAGCTTTGGAAGCAACTCAAGGGAAAAGAAACTGGCTTAGGATGGAATATAAAAAAGAATACAATTGATGCAACTGAAGATTGGTGGAATAGTAAATTACAG AGTCATCCCGATGCTGCAAAGTTCCGCATTCGGGGAATTGAACCAGAGGTACAGGAAAAATTAGATAGGATTTTCATGAACACTGTTGCTACAAGAGAGTATGCTTGGACACCTTCATCTGGAATAATTCCATCTGAGTCTGAAAAACCTTTTAACAATATTGAAACCTTACATGAACAACTTGAGAGTAGTGACGATGATCTAGAGATGCCTAATACTGATAGATTTCTTAGAGAGAAAAATAACAAGAGATTAGCCGAGCCACTTGAGAAACAAAATAAAGCAATGAAACATGGAAAAGGAAAAATGAAGAAGACAGGGCCTTTAATGATATTTGAACAAATTGGTCGCCTTGCTGATGCTGTGGAGACAAGGAGTAGAAATATTGAAACAGCTAGAAAGGAGAATAGTATTACCGAAGTTATGAAAATTTTAAGTTCTTTGCCTGGAATTGAGAAAGGGAGCAGCTTGTATTTATTTGCAACTCGCTTGTTTATcatgaaagagaagagagagatgTTTGCTTCATTGGAGGAACCTGAGTTGATGCTTACTTGGCTCAAGAATGAGCATACTCTGGGATAA
- the LOC133806123 gene encoding uncharacterized protein LOC133806123, whose amino-acid sequence MADTDEEIELQSASIATYFVQHYYTTYIEKTPCMNSSQTGHMWLMEILKGNESRCYSMFRMEKDVFIKLCDELEANYGFKGSKRMCALEILGMFLFTLGHGAGNRLTQERFQHSSETISRYFNKVLDVLCHMSVDVLKSPDPEFKDVPEEILKDFRYMPHFKNCIGAIDGVHVNAVIPPEDQVPFVGRKGIPTQNVMAICNFDMQFIYAYAGWEGSAHGKYYLVDAGYPQITGFLGPYKGQRYHLPQFQRGSKPTGYKEVFNQAHSSLRSVIERTFGVWKKRWKILRDMPSYPYQKQVKIVIA is encoded by the exons atGGCAGACACGGATGAGGAGATTGAGTTACAATCGGCGTCTATAGCTACATACTTTGTTCAACATTATTATACAACATATATTGAAAAGACACCTTGTATGAATTCTTCTCAAACTGGTCATATGTGGTTGATGGAAATATTAAAAGGAAATGAAAGTAGATGTTATAGCATGTTTAGGATGGAGAAAGATGTTTTCATTAAATTATGCGATGAATTGGAAGCTAATTATGGATTTAAGGGTTCAAAGAGAATGTGTGCTCTTGAGATATTAGGCATGTTTTTATTTACATTAGGTCACGGTGCTGGAAACCGATTAACACAAGAGCGATTCCAACACTCAAGCGAGACAATTAGTCGATATTTCAACAAGGTTTTAGAtgttttatgtcatatgagtgtAGATGTATTAAAATCACCAGACCCAGAATTTAAAGATGTTCCTGAAGAGATATTGAAAGATTTTAGATATATGCCTCATTTTAAG aaCTGTATTGGCGCAATAGACGGTGTACATGTGAATGCTGTAATTCCACCTGAAGATCAAGTACCATTTGTTGGTAGAAAAGGGATACCAACTCAGAATGTCATGGCAATATGTAATTTTGATATGCAATTTATATATGCATATGCTGGGTGGGAAGGTTCTGCTCATG GAAAATATTATTTAGTGGATGCAGGATACCCACAAATTACAGGTTTTTTAGGACCATATAAAGGCCAAAGATACCATCTACCACAATTTCAACGAGGTAGCAAACCTACTGGTTATAAAGAGGTATTCAACCAGGCACATTCTTCTCTTCGAAGTGTTATTGAAAGAACTTTTGGAGTATGGAAGAAAAGATGGAAAATATTAAGAGATATGCCTAGTTATCCATATCAGAAGCAAGTGAAAATAGTGATTGCATAA